The Desulfocurvus vexinensis DSM 17965 genome includes a window with the following:
- a CDS encoding Mor transcription activator family protein yields the protein MDELRTMEKMAEKYPALLPASVRELADHLGLRNALLITRRLGGTTHDVPKGDTSIGRVRERWLKEVLGNEAAEAFIYHYGGCRGIYIPKCQVFFSTIQAIAMQERFDELSGEGLSARNIVSMLVVEFGLSDKTVWKALKCDPADMAAAKTPHKKEQAFRISKASKAVCRT from the coding sequence ATGGATGAACTGCGCACAATGGAAAAGATGGCTGAAAAGTATCCTGCTCTGCTCCCTGCGAGCGTGAGAGAGCTGGCGGACCATCTTGGCCTGCGCAACGCCTTATTGATAACCAGGCGGCTTGGCGGGACTACGCACGATGTTCCCAAAGGGGATACGAGTATTGGCCGCGTCCGGGAGCGATGGCTGAAAGAAGTCCTCGGAAATGAAGCCGCAGAAGCCTTTATTTATCATTACGGTGGATGCCGTGGGATTTATATCCCAAAATGCCAGGTCTTTTTCTCCACTATTCAAGCTATCGCCATGCAGGAAAGATTTGACGAACTTTCAGGGGAGGGTTTGAGCGCCAGGAACATCGTATCTATGCTGGTCGTTGAGTTTGGGTTGAGCGACAAGACAGTCTGGAAAGCTTTAAAGTGTGATCCTGCCGACATGGCTGCGGCCAAGACTCCCCACAAAAAGGAACAGGCATTCAGAATAAGCAAGGCAAGCAAAGCCGTATGCAGGACATAA